GGATCCTTGTTTGTTATGTAGTTCCACATAACGCCTGTAGGCCCATTGTACGGCGATTTTGTGGATATCCACTCCTTGCCAAGCGTCCTATATATGGGGCACGAAAAATAGCACCTGCCGCACTTTATACAAAGCAGGGCTTCCTTCAGATCTTCATTCTTGCTCGCTTCAAGCCTTCCATTATCAATTAATACAAGGTGGAAGTCCTTCGGTCCAGTAGCTGGAGATACTCGCCTAAGTTCAATGTCGGCTGTGGAGCTCGGGCCGGAAGTCACGTTTATGTACGTTGGCGGAAATATCCCCGCGTATGCAGCCTGTACCATCACTTCGTCGAGCGCATCTCTCATTGTGGGCACTATTTTATCTATGCCAGTAACGGCGATATGCATCGGTGGCATAACAGTATCAATCCTTATGTTCCCTTCATTTTCGACTAGAGCTACGGATCCACTGTCAGCAGCAACTGCATTTGCGCCAGTTATCCCCACGTCAGCTTTAACATACTTCGACATTAGGAACTTCCTAACCGCCGCTACTATATCCTCTATTTTTGAATTCTCATTTATGCTAGGATCGATCTTTTTCACGGCCTTTGCTGCTTCTTCTCTCGTCATATCCAGTGCAGGTGCAACAATGTGTGTCGGCCATCCTCGTGATATCTGTACTAGGTATTCACCTAGATCTGTTTCCCATACTTCGTTATTTCTCTCTTGCAAGAATTCCCTAAGGCCTATTTCGTATGCTACGTTTGTCTTTGAAAAAACAACGGTTTTCTTTTCTCCTACGAGATCCCCGATTATTTTTCTTGCCTCGTCTTTATCCTTTGCTAGATAGGCATGTCCGCCAAGTTTCTCTACGCTATCCATAGTTCTTTTTACATACGTGTCTAGATTTGCGATGACCTTTAGCTTCTGCTCTCTTAGGTGATCCGCCATGTCGACTATGTAAGGATAATCCTGAAGTATCTTCTCCACTTCCATGTAGTTTCCGGCTGAAACGAGGGAAATTATTTGAGACCAATTCATGCAATCACCTCCGCTATATCCTTAACATTACAGAACTCGGATAAGTTTGCATAGCAAAGAGGACACGCTACGAGTACATCTTTATTCACGGATGTTAGTGTTTCAGCCCTTGCCTTTGCAATTTCATTGCTTAATTTATCGTTAAGCGGCCCTACTGGCCCACCACAGCAGAAACCCGCGCCCTTTCCAGTGACCGTGGGATCCTCTACTAGTTCGACACCGGCTGATCTTATCGTCGTTCTTATGCTTTCGTACATACCGAGGAAACGGGAATATAGGCAGGAATCATGAAGGACGAATTTTCCGGTACCTTTCGCTTCCTTTATCAAGTTTAAATAGGGAGTAAACGGAATATCAAAGCCGATGTATTTTTTTAGGTTTGTTAGAGTATTTGTGGTATGCGGATCTATTGTTATTATGTTTGATACTTTATGCTGCTTAAAGAGTTCAAATACCTTTTTGCCGTATTCTTTGAATTCGTCCATGAACCCAAGCTCATAGAGTAAAGATCCGCTATAAGGCTCCTCTTCGTAAAGATACCCTATATTTTCATTACTTCTCTTCACTATTCTGTATATATTCTGAAGTATTGCATTGAACCTTTTTATATCCTCTTCCTTCGGCTTTATAAGTTTTGCTCCTATTGAAGCTATTATTTTTGAAGACCCAAGGGAACCAAATGTAGGCACATACTTTTCGTATGATTTGAATACATTCGCCATTTGATACATGTAAGATGTGTAAATAATTGTCGAACCACCTCTCGGAACATTTATGGCGTAAGCCCATTGTGTTGCGATCTTTTTGTCGAGAGGAAAAGGGACGTAACTTTCCATTAGGTTCTTTACAAGGACATTTCTTATGGTAGCTTCCTGCTTCTTTACATAGTCTTCGTCCAAGATTTCACCTTTACATGTAAAGGAACTAGAACCTAATAAATTAATTTACGACCTAGTCCAGAATTTTTAAATAAATTCAGGATGGACTTGAAACGTCCAACCTGGCGTTTTTGCTTTCCTTTCCCAATGCCCAAGCAACCATTGTTAATGGGAAAACTATAAGCACCAGTAAAAGCAAAGAGTAGGAATAGTTATCGGAGAACATCGATGATACCGCAACTTCTATGGAGGCGGCAGTTGATGTTACCATAACCCCAACCATGTAGGCAACACCAGGTATGGTTGCCCTAGCTTCAGCAGGTGATCTCTCATTCATGTATACTCCTGGCATCGCCCAAGCGCCCTGTACTATGAACTGCATAACAACTGGGGCCAGGAACGCCATGTATATAAGTGAACTATGTCCGAACAATTGTGGAAAGGCCCAAAGCGGTGATATGACTATACCAACAGCCAAAAAAGCGACAGCGTTCCACTTCCTGCCGAGCCTAGTGTTCTGAGATATGATGCCTGATAAGATCCCTCCAACTATTGCCGCTGCGTTATACGCTATAGCTATAGAAGCTGCGTATGTAGGAGAAAATTTGAGCTGGTGCTCCAGGAACGTAGGATAAAGGTCCTGAGTAGAGTGGGAAACGAAGTTCATTCCAATGAGGAGTATCGAAAGATATACGAACAGTTTCCAGTTTTTCCCTATGGTAGTCAATGTCTTCTTAAAGGAGGCTCTTTCTTTGTACTCTGCGTACACGGGGCTTTCCCTTGTTGTGAGCATTATGTAGATAACTGCAATGGCTGGCAGGGCCGCAAAGAAGAACATAGGCCTCCAGCCGAATCTTGGATAAATCGCAAGATAAACTACGGCTGCGAGAAGGTAACCAGTTGGATATCCGCCCTGTATTAAGCCGGAAACCCAACCTCTAGCCTTTGCTGGGAGGGATTCCATTGCAAGGGCAAATCCAGATCCCCATTCACCTCCCATACCGAAACCGTACAATGCTCTCAGTATAAGAAATATTGTTATGGTTGGTGAAAATGCAACAAGGGTGTCAAAGAATGCAAGGAAAAGCAGGCTTATTATCATAGTTATCTTTCTCCCGTATTTATCTCCGATAGGGCCAAAGAATAGTGAGCCGATGAACCTCATCGATAGAGTTAGTGTTATACTCAACGTAACTACTATTAACGCTACATTGAAGGTTTTGGCTATCGCTAGCATAACAAACGTTATAAGGAAGAAATCAAATGCATCAAGCGACCAACCCAGATACGTAGCTATTATAGTATGCATTTACCATCTTGTCATCTTATTAGGGGTTTGATCTGAATAATTTTCCATAGCGGGCTATGATTATTCTAAATAAAAATTATTTGATTTCATCTGTTTGTCATATAAAAAATATTATGAATACATTTCTGGAAAAATTATTAGTCGGAGAGAGAATCAATAATATTCAAAAGTGCTAAGTCATTGAAGCGCGAATTTCCATAAAAATACGTGATGCCGGACTTAAAATAACGATTTCATTTTCGGATCGTAAAACCTATAACAAGAAATACAGAGTTGGGATATAATCCTTAGAAATGCTGATTTACTTGCCATATCTAATGCACTATGTATCATGGGGATTTCAATCAAATGAGAGCGGAAATGTCGTATACAGTGTCGTCCTTTGCCAGATTAGCATAACATATTGGACATGCAGTGATGATGGGCAACCCCTCAGCCTTTAATTCGGAAAAGCGCCTCTGTGAAATATTTTCTGATATCTGAGGAAATAGAAGTTCGTCTGGGCCGCCGCAGCATTTAGTTTGACCTGTGTCCGGAGAGACGTCGATAAATTTAGAGATGAACGATGTGAAATCGAAATATCTGGAAAAGTGGCATGGAGTATGCACAGCATACCTGCCTTCGAGCTTCTTTGGTTCTATGAGCTCAAGGTAGTAAACTACATCAAAATCAAACTTCACATACCTAGGATATATATATTTTAGAAGCTCGTATGTGTGTGGGTCTACCGTTATTATCCTTTCAACGCCGTGTTCCCTAAATAAATTCGAGACGTATTGTGCGTACGACACGAAGTCGTCCATAAAGCCGAGGTCATAGATGAAAGTACCTGGATAAGGCTCTTCCTCTCCAAGATACCCGAACTTTATTCCGGCTTTCTTAAGAGCGTTTACTATATTTCTCAAGTAAATGCTCATTTGATCCATCATCTTCCTATCGTACATTCTACTTAGGGCCCTTATCAACGAGGGCCTCTCCCTTATTAGCCGAGCGAACTTAGCGTCATAGCTTCCGATCATCTTCCTAACCCGGGAGAAAGATTTTAAGTAAGCCATAAGTTGGTACATGTTGCCAGTGTATAATATCGTCGAACTTTTATCAAAATCGATACCAGTAGCCCATTTAGCGCACATCTCCCTAACTGCCAGGGGATTCTTGTACAGCATAGTTATCTGGACTATCATCTTCGCAACTTCAGGGGCGTTTCCTGATTTTGCTACTATCTGCCTTCCTATTTCACTGACTTTGCCTGCATTGACGCCAGCCGGGCATACCGCTACGCAGGCGTAGCAATCTACGCAAGAGTAGAAGCTAGTCGATGGATCAATTACCGTGCCGTTTTTGTAGACGAATTTTGCAATATCTACTCTTCCCCTTGCGCCGATGCTGGCTATGAAACTGGATGCAGGGAGCGTAGGGCACACTGATTCGCAGAAACCGCAATTTACGCATTTTCCGGCTTCCTGAAT
This genomic stretch from Thermoplasma volcanium GSS1 harbors:
- a CDS encoding LUD domain-containing protein codes for the protein MNWSQIISLVSAGNYMEVEKILQDYPYIVDMADHLREQKLKVIANLDTYVKRTMDSVEKLGGHAYLAKDKDEARKIIGDLVGEKKTVVFSKTNVAYEIGLREFLQERNNEVWETDLGEYLVQISRGWPTHIVAPALDMTREEAAKAVKKIDPSINENSKIEDIVAAVRKFLMSKYVKADVGITGANAVAADSGSVALVENEGNIRIDTVMPPMHIAVTGIDKIVPTMRDALDEVMVQAAYAGIFPPTYINVTSGPSSTADIELRRVSPATGPKDFHLVLIDNGRLEASKNEDLKEALLCIKCGRCYFSCPIYRTLGKEWISTKSPYNGPTGVMWNYITNKDPWPASYCVHSGGCKEVCPMKINIPEVIKYIKFIGSKQVGK
- a CDS encoding (Fe-S)-binding protein, yielding MDEDYVKKQEATIRNVLVKNLMESYVPFPLDKKIATQWAYAINVPRGGSTIIYTSYMYQMANVFKSYEKYVPTFGSLGSSKIIASIGAKLIKPKEEDIKRFNAILQNIYRIVKRSNENIGYLYEEEPYSGSLLYELGFMDEFKEYGKKVFELFKQHKVSNIITIDPHTTNTLTNLKKYIGFDIPFTPYLNLIKEAKGTGKFVLHDSCLYSRFLGMYESIRTTIRSAGVELVEDPTVTGKGAGFCCGGPVGPLNDKLSNEIAKARAETLTSVNKDVLVACPLCYANLSEFCNVKDIAEVIA
- a CDS encoding MFS transporter, producing the protein MHTIIATYLGWSLDAFDFFLITFVMLAIAKTFNVALIVVTLSITLTLSMRFIGSLFFGPIGDKYGRKITMIISLLFLAFFDTLVAFSPTITIFLILRALYGFGMGGEWGSGFALAMESLPAKARGWVSGLIQGGYPTGYLLAAVVYLAIYPRFGWRPMFFFAALPAIAVIYIMLTTRESPVYAEYKERASFKKTLTTIGKNWKLFVYLSILLIGMNFVSHSTQDLYPTFLEHQLKFSPTYAASIAIAYNAAAIVGGILSGIISQNTRLGRKWNAVAFLAVGIVISPLWAFPQLFGHSSLIYMAFLAPVVMQFIVQGAWAMPGVYMNERSPAEARATIPGVAYMVGVMVTSTAASIEVAVSSMFSDNYSYSLLLLVLIVFPLTMVAWALGKESKNARLDVSSPS
- a CDS encoding (Fe-S)-binding protein; this encodes MELLIQEAGKCVNCGFCESVCPTLPASSFIASIGARGRVDIAKFVYKNGTVIDPSTSFYSCVDCYACVAVCPAGVNAGKVSEIGRQIVAKSGNAPEVAKMIVQITMLYKNPLAVREMCAKWATGIDFDKSSTILYTGNMYQLMAYLKSFSRVRKMIGSYDAKFARLIRERPSLIRALSRMYDRKMMDQMSIYLRNIVNALKKAGIKFGYLGEEEPYPGTFIYDLGFMDDFVSYAQYVSNLFREHGVERIITVDPHTYELLKYIYPRYVKFDFDVVYYLELIEPKKLEGRYAVHTPCHFSRYFDFTSFISKFIDVSPDTGQTKCCGGPDELLFPQISENISQRRFSELKAEGLPIITACPICYANLAKDDTVYDISALI